The following is a genomic window from Paenibacillus sp. FSL R5-0766.
GAAATGCTTCGAAATCCTATAGATCATGATTATGAAGTGGAATTTAATGAGGCTCAAAATTCAAAAGAGATTATTACAACAATGGGATGGGGGGCGTTGGAAAGCAAATATACAGAGATTTGGGATAAAGAGTTGAATCAAATATATAAAAAGCTTCGTTCTAAGTTGGATAGAGAACCAAGAGAAGCACTAATCGAATCGCAGAAAGAATGGTTACAGTATCACTTAAAGGAAACAAAATTTGTAGAGAAGGCATTTATTAATAATGGTTACCTTGGATCAAAAGGTTCGGTAAGCCTAGGCACGGTTATACGGGAGAGAATTAGGGAAAGAACAATGCAATTATTTGAATATCGATATTTGCTAGATGGTGAAGTTGAGTTTTTATACCAAAGTAAAAAATAGAGTTGGAATCTGAATCAAAGGTTTTAGGTGATGCTTCGAAGTC
Proteins encoded in this region:
- a CDS encoding lysozyme inhibitor LprI family protein, giving the protein MKGKILFLLFIAIVFSSCQNSSQLTTMNSETKSIMNSELPPDVVSKGDGTESKEITESQSDASNNEVLSMSIGNYELKGEFYDEMLRNPIDHDYEVEFNEAQNSKEIITTMGWGALESKYTEIWDKELNQIYKKLRSKLDREPREALIESQKEWLQYHLKETKFVEKAFINNGYLGSKGSVSLGTVIRERIRERTMQLFEYRYLLDGEVEFLYQSKK